One Halocalculus aciditolerans DNA segment encodes these proteins:
- a CDS encoding MATE family efflux transporter, whose amino-acid sequence MNPRGALAKLRQEVARAFNQEDLDLTTGGIAKPLAYLSLPIVVTNLFQTAYNLADTFWVGRYSTEALAAISFAFPLVFLLISLGMGLSVAGSVMVAQNVGAGKDREAEYAASQTVVFSVAVSVVMGILGFFVVDDLLTIFGAAPDVYPLAVEYMQVISLGLVFMFGFLMFISLMRGYGNTVTPMVVMFFSVLLNIILDPFLIFGWWVFPRLGLEGAAIATVFSRALAFVAGLAVLFAGSRGLEIHLADMRPDLGFARRILRIGLPASVEGTGRALSINLMLIVVGLFPTTVVAAFGIGTRVLSVVFMPAIAVARGVETMSGQNIGADQYDRAAEATWFAARATFVLLSLVGVVGWIWAEPIIAVFTSDPDVVAVGVTFMRYIAPTFGFMGIMRSYNGSFRGAGKTLTAAAISVGVLGVLRLPFAFFASQSIGAAGIWLSFALSNVLGAAVAYAWYQRGTWRGVDLSRGPGPAPSDD is encoded by the coding sequence GTGAACCCGCGAGGGGCGCTGGCGAAGCTCCGGCAGGAGGTCGCGCGGGCGTTCAACCAGGAGGACCTCGACTTGACGACGGGGGGGATCGCGAAGCCGCTGGCGTACCTGTCGCTGCCGATCGTCGTCACGAACCTCTTCCAGACGGCGTACAATCTCGCGGACACGTTCTGGGTGGGGCGGTACAGTACGGAGGCGCTGGCGGCGATCAGTTTCGCGTTCCCGCTGGTCTTCCTCCTCATCTCGCTGGGGATGGGGTTGTCGGTGGCGGGGAGCGTGATGGTCGCGCAGAACGTGGGTGCGGGGAAGGACCGGGAGGCGGAGTACGCGGCCTCGCAGACGGTGGTGTTCTCCGTCGCGGTGTCCGTCGTGATGGGGATTCTGGGGTTCTTCGTCGTCGACGACCTCCTGACGATATTCGGCGCGGCCCCGGACGTCTATCCGCTGGCCGTGGAGTACATGCAGGTCATCTCGCTCGGCCTCGTCTTCATGTTCGGGTTTCTAATGTTCATCTCGCTGATGCGGGGGTACGGGAACACGGTGACGCCGATGGTGGTGATGTTCTTCTCCGTCCTGTTGAACATCATCCTCGACCCGTTCCTCATCTTCGGCTGGTGGGTGTTCCCGCGGCTGGGACTTGAGGGCGCGGCCATCGCGACGGTGTTCTCGCGTGCGCTCGCGTTCGTCGCCGGGCTCGCCGTCCTCTTCGCGGGGTCGCGCGGCCTCGAAATCCACCTCGCCGACATGCGGCCGGACCTCGGCTTCGCGCGCCGCATCCTCCGCATCGGCCTGCCGGCGTCCGTGGAGGGGACGGGACGCGCGCTCTCCATCAACCTCATGCTCATCGTCGTCGGCCTGTTCCCGACGACGGTGGTGGCGGCGTTCGGTATCGGGACGCGCGTGCTCTCCGTGGTGTTCATGCCGGCAATCGCGGTGGCGCGCGGCGTGGAGACGATGAGCGGGCAGAACATCGGCGCGGACCAGTACGACCGCGCCGCGGAAGCGACGTGGTTCGCGGCGCGAGCGACGTTCGTCCTGCTGTCGCTCGTCGGCGTCGTCGGCTGGATCTGGGCCGAACCCATCATCGCCGTCTTCACCTCTGACCCGGACGTCGTCGCGGTCGGCGTGACCTTCATGCGGTACATCGCGCCGACCTTCGGCTTCATGGGCATCATGCGTTCGTACAACGGGAGCTTCCGCGGGGCGGGGAAGACGCTCACCGCCGCGGCCATCTCGGTCGGCGTGCTCGGCGTCCTCCGACTCCCCTTTGCATTCTTCGCCTCGCAGTCCATCGGCGCGGCGGGCATCTGGCTCTCCTTCGCGCTCTCGAACGTCCTGGGCGCGGCCGTCGCGTACGCGTGGTACCAGCGCGGCACCTGGCGGGGCGTCGACCTCTCTCGCGGTCCCGGCCCCGCGCCGAGCGACGACTGA
- a CDS encoding winged helix-turn-helix domain-containing protein, whose amino-acid sequence MTDTPPSGEPTRTDTSSSSEPTRTDTSPADASARTDTSSSGESTRPDILDCPDCLDPADAFALLGNETRLDILRALWRADDRPVAFSDLRRAVGMRDSAQFNYHLGRLTDQFVTKTADGYDFRYAGEKVVRAVLAGTFTDRREFSLAAPGRCHDCGGDLVASYDDERFTIACADCAATFGRDPFPPGGLADRDPDEVLAAFDQHVRHRHCLAADGVCPECGGRTETELRDGDDALGTEYCVSHCCRQCNHCVHSPVGLSLLDNSRVVGFCGDHGVELTDHPYWTLAWCVRDDTTTVESRDPLRVTVGIPLGDERLDVTLDDDLRVLDTTRTSRGADAGGLAEPT is encoded by the coding sequence ATGACCGACACCCCACCCTCCGGCGAACCGACTCGTACGGACACCTCGTCGTCTAGCGAACCGACTCGTACGGATACCTCGCCGGCTGACGCGTCGGCTCGTACGGATACCTCGTCGTCTGGCGAATCGACTCGTCCGGACATTCTCGACTGTCCGGACTGCCTCGACCCGGCGGACGCGTTCGCGCTCCTCGGGAACGAGACGCGCCTCGACATCCTCCGGGCGCTCTGGCGGGCGGACGACCGCCCCGTGGCCTTCTCCGACCTCCGGCGAGCGGTCGGGATGCGCGACTCCGCGCAGTTCAACTACCACCTCGGGAGGCTCACCGACCAGTTCGTGACGAAGACCGCGGACGGCTACGACTTCCGGTACGCCGGCGAGAAGGTCGTGCGCGCCGTGCTCGCCGGGACGTTCACGGACCGGCGGGAGTTCTCGCTCGCCGCGCCCGGTCGCTGTCACGACTGCGGCGGCGACCTCGTCGCGTCCTACGACGACGAGCGGTTCACCATCGCCTGCGCGGACTGCGCGGCGACGTTCGGCCGCGACCCCTTCCCGCCCGGTGGGCTCGCCGACCGCGACCCCGACGAGGTGCTCGCGGCGTTCGACCAGCACGTCCGCCACCGCCACTGCCTCGCCGCCGACGGCGTCTGCCCCGAATGCGGCGGCCGCACCGAGACAGAGCTACGCGACGGCGACGACGCGCTCGGCACCGAATACTGCGTCTCGCACTGCTGCCGGCAGTGCAATCACTGCGTGCACTCGCCCGTCGGCCTGAGCCTCCTCGACAACTCGCGCGTCGTCGGCTTCTGCGGCGACCACGGCGTCGAACTCACCGACCACCCCTACTGGACGCTCGCGTGGTGCGTGCGCGACGACACCACGACCGTCGAATCCCGCGACCCGCTCCGCGTGACGGTCGGCATCCCGCTCGGCGACGAACGCCTCGACGTCACGCTCGACGACGACCTCCGCGTGCTCGACACGACGCGGACGTCGCGCGGCGCGGACGCGGGCGGGCTCGCGGAACCGACATGA
- a CDS encoding DUF6663 family protein: MTPTTDGQFRVLDVRGETARLADCETHEPVDVTLDGDAVRPGYRVDAALAWEDGTARFETLDVVERTLLGYADGVTNLFEVALDVWEEAKREGLGVNARTTYDTDSEPNGAVYTFAEQPGERDVFADLRAGALPLEPLVDRLQEHADPPHEVFVLRPATHDFVLVYLVASKESVLANTVRDTYDLPRPSEPEP; encoded by the coding sequence ATGACGCCGACGACGGACGGCCAGTTCCGCGTACTCGACGTCCGGGGGGAGACCGCACGCCTCGCGGACTGCGAGACCCACGAACCCGTCGACGTGACGCTCGACGGCGACGCCGTCCGCCCCGGCTACCGGGTCGACGCGGCGCTCGCGTGGGAGGACGGCACCGCGCGCTTCGAGACGCTCGACGTCGTCGAACGCACGCTCCTCGGGTACGCCGACGGCGTGACCAACCTCTTCGAGGTCGCACTCGACGTCTGGGAGGAAGCGAAACGCGAGGGGCTCGGCGTGAACGCCCGCACGACCTACGACACCGACAGCGAGCCGAACGGCGCGGTCTACACGTTCGCCGAACAGCCCGGCGAGCGCGACGTCTTCGCCGACCTCCGCGCGGGCGCACTCCCCCTCGAACCCCTCGTCGACCGCCTCCAGGAGCACGCCGACCCGCCTCACGAGGTCTTCGTCCTCCGCCCCGCCACCCACGACTTCGTCCTCGTCTACCTCGTCGCGTCCAAGGAGAGCGTGCTCGCGAACACCGTCCGCGACACCTACGACCTCCCGCGGCCGTCGGAGCCCGAACCCTGA
- a CDS encoding TetR/AcrR family transcriptional regulator, whose product MASDPPRDEIMEATYRALCKHGYAAVTMEDIAAESEKSKAALHYHYESKHDLLVAFLEDLLSSFTAELDAVEGSSATERFRALVGLFLESEEEESDRRFETAVLEMKAQGPYDEAFRERLDEFDAALSERFADVFAAGVESGEFREDLDVDAAADFVVTVLNGAHTRQVAVERPVEQTRAALERYLDESVRRTAEVEQ is encoded by the coding sequence ATGGCGAGTGACCCACCGAGAGACGAGATTATGGAGGCGACGTATCGCGCGCTCTGCAAGCACGGGTACGCGGCGGTGACGATGGAGGATATCGCTGCGGAGTCGGAGAAGAGCAAGGCGGCGCTGCACTACCACTACGAGAGCAAGCACGACCTCCTGGTGGCGTTCTTGGAGGATTTGCTGTCGTCGTTCACGGCGGAGTTGGACGCGGTGGAGGGGTCGTCGGCGACGGAGCGGTTCCGCGCGCTGGTGGGGCTGTTCTTAGAGTCGGAGGAGGAGGAGTCGGATCGGCGGTTCGAGACGGCGGTGTTGGAGATGAAGGCGCAGGGGCCGTACGACGAGGCGTTCCGGGAGCGGTTGGACGAGTTCGATGCGGCGCTGTCGGAGCGGTTCGCGGACGTGTTCGCGGCGGGCGTCGAGTCGGGTGAGTTCCGCGAGGACCTCGACGTCGACGCGGCGGCGGATTTCGTGGTGACGGTGTTGAACGGCGCGCATACGCGACAGGTGGCGGTCGAGCGGCCGGTCGAGCAGACGCGGGCGGCGCTGGAGCGGTATCTCGACGAGAGCGTGCGTCGAACGGCGGAGGTGGAGCAGTGA
- a CDS encoding helix-turn-helix domain-containing protein: MDGLPAATLDALPFSVAVIGPDGTIRFTNEAWSEFEAEAGATAGGVGSDYFRGIDTSEGEASASVAGIRGILDGERDRFAYEYPCHSPTDRRWFLMQAVSVDLDADRGVAVAHLDITDRKVAELEAERTAAERDAERETLQRVLDRVTGLYADVTRLLVEASDREDLVASVCDRFVDGPYRAATWFATASIGGGVQEAAAAGPDIDDPEAADAAESALDRGGVSVHETGDLAVATIPVAADGRSFGAFCVYADPTTFDDRERTLLAALGRMTGNALLAIERRHLLVGGTPAVLEFEVDDGDLTVAALAARTNATWEFRGAVGDEAASFYTVDASSETVDAVDPPEHTSLAVQEGGADSSFVEVVTDDPLPERVADHGASLRDLSVTPDGTAAITVEAPDQNAARSVFEAFEQTHDGVTLTGYQEDASRASADAPAADVGLTDRQREAVRRAYLGGYYDDPRRLSGDDLAEAMNVSRPTFHQHLRAAERKIISHHLDTN, encoded by the coding sequence ATGGACGGTTTGCCAGCAGCGACGCTCGACGCCCTCCCCTTCAGCGTCGCCGTCATCGGCCCCGACGGGACGATACGGTTCACGAACGAGGCGTGGAGCGAGTTCGAAGCCGAGGCCGGCGCGACCGCTGGCGGAGTCGGATCGGACTACTTCCGGGGTATCGACACCTCCGAGGGCGAAGCGTCGGCGTCGGTCGCGGGAATCCGCGGCATCCTCGACGGCGAACGCGACCGCTTCGCCTACGAGTACCCGTGTCACTCCCCGACCGACCGCCGGTGGTTCCTGATGCAGGCGGTCTCCGTCGACCTCGACGCCGACCGCGGCGTCGCCGTCGCCCACCTCGACATCACGGACCGGAAAGTCGCGGAGCTGGAAGCCGAACGCACGGCCGCAGAGCGGGACGCGGAGCGCGAAACCCTCCAGCGCGTCCTCGACCGCGTTACCGGCCTCTACGCGGACGTCACGCGCCTGCTCGTCGAGGCGTCCGACCGCGAGGACCTCGTCGCGTCCGTCTGCGACCGCTTCGTCGACGGGCCCTATCGAGCGGCGACGTGGTTCGCGACGGCGAGCATCGGCGGGGGCGTCCAGGAGGCCGCGGCCGCCGGCCCCGACATCGACGACCCCGAGGCGGCGGACGCGGCCGAGAGCGCGCTCGACCGCGGCGGCGTGAGCGTCCACGAGACCGGCGACCTCGCGGTCGCGACCATCCCCGTCGCCGCCGACGGCCGGTCGTTCGGCGCGTTCTGCGTGTACGCCGACCCGACGACGTTCGACGACCGCGAACGCACCCTCCTCGCGGCGCTCGGCCGGATGACGGGGAACGCCCTGCTCGCCATCGAACGCCGCCACCTCCTCGTCGGCGGCACGCCCGCCGTCCTCGAGTTCGAAGTCGACGACGGCGACCTCACCGTCGCCGCGCTCGCCGCGCGCACGAACGCGACGTGGGAGTTCCGCGGCGCGGTCGGCGACGAAGCCGCGTCCTTCTACACCGTCGACGCGTCGAGCGAGACCGTCGACGCCGTCGACCCGCCCGAGCACACGTCGCTCGCCGTGCAGGAGGGCGGCGCGGACTCCTCCTTCGTCGAAGTCGTCACGGACGACCCGCTCCCCGAGCGCGTCGCCGACCACGGCGCGTCCCTCCGCGACCTCTCCGTCACTCCCGACGGCACCGCCGCCATCACCGTCGAAGCCCCCGACCAGAACGCCGCGCGCAGCGTCTTCGAAGCCTTCGAGCAGACCCACGACGGCGTGACGCTCACCGGCTACCAGGAGGACGCGAGCCGCGCCAGCGCGGACGCCCCGGCCGCCGACGTCGGCCTCACCGACCGCCAGCGCGAGGCCGTCCGCCGCGCCTACCTCGGCGGCTACTACGACGACCCCCGCCGCCTCTCCGGCGACGACCTCGCCGAAGCCATGAACGTCTCCCGACCCACCTTCCACCAGCACCTCCGCGCCGCCGAACGCAAAATCATCTCCCACCACCTCGACACGAACTAG
- a CDS encoding Hvo_1808 family surface protein, translated as MRGVLLSALVVVALAVGATSGAAAGAATDADAPAVDADGHARANATNATVGYFNGYWYDDPVRVDQSDGLNESERERYVSVTMARVEHVRDANFERYVPVDVVSRSEYAANQSGGNATYNAWNDQVWQSLWIVGEDTNSSAALSAFYGSNVLGFYDSEADSIKLVTNDPDEVYFDNATLAHELVHALQDQRYNLSRAKYGGDTQDAQLATSGLVEGEARYVEDRYVEQCGETWTCPANPPSANGGTGGGDVNYGVQWVVYFPYADGPGYVASLRERGGWDAVDAAWERPPNDTTAIIHHVGSVPSNVSVSDEATGGWETFPRQGSDTVGEASIYSMFWYQSYTTDAGVVDTGSLYENQGPYDSFNYSSAPSAGWAGDSVVPYRNPTVGEDGYVWVTEWDSERDASQFASAYRDVLDAHDAEQVSARTWVVSGGDPFADAYRLHVDGTRVVVVNGPDVDAVDAIRPGLASEEANATTMSRTTRASSPGFGVLAGLAAALGVLSLLRRRR; from the coding sequence ATGCGAGGTGTCTTGCTCTCCGCGCTCGTCGTCGTCGCGCTCGCTGTCGGGGCGACTTCCGGCGCGGCGGCCGGTGCGGCGACCGACGCTGACGCGCCCGCCGTCGACGCCGACGGTCACGCGCGGGCGAACGCGACGAACGCGACGGTCGGCTACTTCAACGGCTACTGGTACGACGACCCGGTGCGCGTCGACCAGTCCGACGGCCTGAACGAGTCGGAGCGCGAACGCTACGTCTCCGTGACGATGGCGCGCGTCGAGCACGTCCGCGACGCGAATTTCGAGCGCTACGTCCCCGTCGACGTCGTTTCGCGGAGCGAGTACGCCGCGAACCAATCAGGTGGAAACGCGACGTACAACGCGTGGAACGACCAGGTCTGGCAGTCGCTCTGGATCGTCGGCGAGGACACGAACTCCTCGGCGGCGCTCTCCGCGTTCTACGGCTCGAACGTCCTCGGGTTCTACGACTCGGAAGCTGACTCTATCAAGCTCGTCACGAACGACCCGGACGAGGTCTACTTCGACAACGCGACGCTCGCCCACGAACTCGTGCACGCGCTCCAGGACCAGCGGTACAACCTGAGTCGCGCGAAGTACGGCGGCGACACGCAGGACGCCCAGCTGGCGACGAGCGGGCTGGTCGAGGGCGAAGCGCGCTACGTCGAGGACCGGTACGTCGAGCAGTGCGGCGAGACGTGGACGTGCCCGGCGAACCCGCCGTCGGCGAACGGCGGGACGGGCGGCGGTGACGTCAACTACGGCGTGCAGTGGGTCGTCTACTTCCCCTACGCCGACGGGCCGGGCTACGTCGCGTCGCTGCGCGAGCGGGGCGGCTGGGACGCCGTCGACGCCGCGTGGGAGCGCCCGCCGAACGACACGACGGCCATCATCCACCACGTCGGCAGCGTGCCCTCGAACGTCTCGGTTAGCGACGAGGCGACCGGCGGCTGGGAGACCTTCCCCCGACAGGGCTCCGATACGGTCGGCGAGGCGTCCATCTACTCGATGTTCTGGTACCAGTCGTACACCACTGACGCCGGCGTCGTCGACACCGGGAGCCTCTACGAGAACCAGGGGCCCTACGACTCCTTCAACTACTCCAGTGCGCCCTCCGCGGGCTGGGCGGGCGACAGCGTCGTCCCCTATCGGAATCCGACCGTCGGCGAGGACGGCTACGTCTGGGTGACCGAGTGGGACTCCGAGCGGGACGCGAGCCAGTTCGCGAGCGCGTACCGCGACGTCCTCGACGCGCACGACGCCGAGCAGGTGAGCGCGCGGACGTGGGTCGTGTCGGGCGGCGACCCGTTCGCCGACGCCTACCGCCTCCACGTCGACGGCACGCGCGTCGTCGTCGTGAACGGCCCGGACGTCGACGCCGTCGACGCCATCCGACCGGGGCTCGCGTCCGAGGAGGCGAACGCGACGACGATGTCGCGGACCACGCGCGCCTCTTCCCCCGGCTTCGGCGTTCTCGCCGGGCTCGCCGCGGCGCTCGGCGTACTCTCTCTCCTCCGCCGTCGCCGCTGA
- a CDS encoding ketopantoate reductase family protein, translating to MRYAVFGAGSMGSLFAGRLAASGADVVLVGRGDHLDAVERDGLRVVGPDDEETRVPLATARDPGAVEAPTALVLCVKAYDTERALRDAAPLLGISTDVLTFQNGLGNAETVAGFVPEERVVVGTTSHGAYVPEPGAVRHAGVGETVLGRFFAANGARVESYADDLTAAGVETTVTDAPERAVWAKVLVNAGINPATALADVPNGALVDPDATARESAGDGSGSGGAGERVLDTAVREGVRVAAAEGVEFDPAVAVERTREVAERTASNASSMRQDLQRGRATEIEALNGEIARRGDAYGVETPVNRTLADLVRLATQGSGSDGRGRS from the coding sequence ATGCGATACGCCGTCTTCGGTGCGGGGTCGATGGGGTCACTGTTCGCGGGCCGGCTCGCGGCGAGCGGCGCGGACGTCGTGCTCGTCGGGCGGGGCGACCACCTCGACGCCGTCGAGCGCGACGGGCTCCGCGTCGTCGGGCCGGACGACGAGGAGACGCGCGTCCCGCTGGCGACGGCGCGCGATCCGGGCGCGGTCGAAGCGCCGACGGCGCTCGTGCTCTGCGTGAAGGCTTACGACACGGAGCGGGCGTTACGGGACGCCGCGCCGCTGCTCGGCATCTCGACGGACGTGCTCACCTTCCAGAACGGGCTGGGGAACGCGGAGACCGTGGCGGGGTTCGTCCCGGAGGAGCGCGTCGTCGTCGGGACGACGTCGCACGGCGCGTACGTCCCGGAGCCGGGCGCGGTGCGGCACGCGGGCGTCGGCGAGACGGTGCTCGGCCGGTTCTTCGCCGCGAACGGCGCGCGCGTCGAGAGCTACGCGGACGACCTGACGGCGGCGGGCGTCGAGACGACAGTGACGGACGCGCCGGAGCGGGCCGTGTGGGCGAAAGTCCTCGTGAACGCCGGCATCAACCCGGCGACGGCGCTCGCGGACGTCCCGAACGGCGCGCTCGTCGACCCCGACGCGACGGCGCGAGAGAGCGCGGGAGACGGGTCGGGGAGCGGCGGCGCGGGCGAGCGCGTCCTCGATACGGCGGTGCGGGAGGGCGTGCGGGTCGCGGCCGCGGAGGGCGTCGAGTTCGACCCGGCGGTCGCGGTCGAGCGAACCCGCGAGGTCGCCGAGCGAACGGCGTCAAACGCGTCGTCGATGCGGCAGGACCTCCAGCGCGGGAGAGCGACCGAGATCGAGGCGTTGAACGGCGAAATCGCGCGGCGCGGCGACGCGTACGGCGTCGAGACGCCGGTGAATCGGACGCTCGCGGACCTCGTGCGGCTCGCGACTCAGGGTTCGGGCTCCGACGGCCGCGGGAGGTCGTAG
- a CDS encoding 30S ribosomal protein S15, which translates to MARMHTRRRGASGSDKPAADEPPEWSDVDEDAVEERVVELAEQGFDPSQIGMKLRDEGVQGTPIPNVKLATGKKVTTILEENDAAADVPEDLRNLLEKAVRLREHVEENGQDHQNRRALQNTESKIRRLVDYYRGDQVDEDFKYSYENAVDLLE; encoded by the coding sequence ATGGCACGAATGCATACTCGCCGTCGCGGTGCGTCCGGGTCGGACAAGCCGGCGGCAGACGAACCACCGGAGTGGAGTGACGTAGATGAAGACGCCGTCGAGGAGCGCGTCGTGGAGCTCGCGGAGCAGGGCTTCGACCCGAGTCAGATCGGGATGAAGCTCCGCGACGAGGGCGTCCAGGGGACGCCGATTCCGAACGTGAAGCTCGCGACGGGGAAGAAGGTCACGACGATTCTCGAGGAGAACGACGCTGCGGCTGACGTTCCAGAGGACCTCCGGAACCTCCTGGAGAAGGCTGTTCGCCTCCGCGAGCACGTGGAGGAGAACGGGCAGGACCACCAGAACCGGCGCGCGCTCCAGAACACGGAGTCGAAGATCCGGCGGCTGGTCGATTACTACCGCGGTGACCAGGTCGACGAGGACTTCAAGTACTCGTACGAGAACGCGGTCGACCTGCTGGAGTAA
- a CDS encoding DMT family transporter, whose protein sequence is MPRSLTSTAGPLAAAGLWGGMYVVSVYGFRTVPPVTLAFARVDVAAVVLYALVSLRTPDREFTRDDWRRFAALALWVAVTLVLQFVGTARTNASQGALLTVLTPVFTVVLGVLVLDESLTVRRVAGIALAAVGTFVVLAGQYDLTRIPTASLLGVAALVASAFTWAGYTVYGADLVRTYSALETATYSAIIAVPLLALAAAAELALTPASLDGLRLTLVNVAVVCYLGVAATAAAWTFWYAGFDTYDAGALAAFFFLQPAVGALLGALFLDESLGALFVAGAIPMALGVYLASTSRE, encoded by the coding sequence GTGCCACGGTCTCTCACGAGCACTGCCGGACCGCTCGCCGCCGCCGGCCTCTGGGGCGGCATGTACGTCGTCAGCGTCTACGGCTTTCGCACCGTCCCGCCCGTGACGCTCGCGTTCGCCCGCGTCGACGTCGCCGCCGTCGTGCTCTACGCCCTCGTCTCCCTCCGCACGCCCGACCGCGAGTTCACCCGCGACGACTGGCGGCGGTTCGCCGCGCTCGCCCTCTGGGTCGCCGTCACCCTCGTCCTCCAGTTCGTCGGCACCGCACGGACCAACGCCAGTCAGGGCGCGCTCCTCACCGTCCTCACTCCCGTCTTCACCGTCGTCCTCGGCGTCCTCGTCCTCGACGAATCCCTCACGGTTCGCCGCGTCGCCGGCATCGCGCTCGCCGCGGTCGGCACCTTCGTCGTCCTCGCCGGCCAGTACGACCTCACCCGGATTCCGACCGCCAGCCTCCTCGGCGTCGCCGCCCTCGTCGCCTCCGCCTTCACGTGGGCCGGCTACACGGTCTACGGCGCGGACCTCGTCCGCACCTACTCCGCCCTCGAAACCGCCACCTACTCCGCCATCATCGCCGTCCCCCTCCTCGCGCTCGCCGCCGCCGCCGAACTCGCGCTCACCCCCGCCTCCCTCGACGGCCTCCGCCTCACCCTCGTCAACGTCGCCGTCGTCTGCTACCTCGGCGTCGCCGCCACCGCCGCCGCGTGGACCTTCTGGTACGCCGGCTTCGACACCTACGACGCCGGCGCGCTCGCCGCCTTCTTCTTCCTCCAACCCGCCGTCGGCGCGCTCCTCGGCGCGCTCTTCCTCGACGAGTCCCTCGGCGCGCTCTTCGTCGCCGGCGCGATACCCATGGCGCTCGGCGTCTACCTCGCCAGCACCAGCCGCGAATAG
- a CDS encoding 30S ribosomal protein S3ae, which translates to MSERSVSKKNQQKRWYTILAPEQFDRAELGETVADEPEKVLDRTIEATLGDVTDESGENNVKLTFQVTDVGSDTAYAEFVKSELTRDYQRSLVRRGSSKIETVVVVRTTDDYRVELQPAAFTTKQADQSQQKAIRRIMIDLVEEAAEDRTFEQLIDSVVEGRLSSAIYSEAKTVYPLRRAEIQKTTLEAHPEEVHEEEATSVDVEEDEEA; encoded by the coding sequence ATGAGTGAACGTTCCGTTTCGAAGAAGAATCAGCAGAAGCGGTGGTACACCATCCTCGCGCCCGAGCAGTTCGACCGCGCGGAGCTCGGTGAGACCGTCGCTGACGAACCAGAGAAAGTCCTCGACCGAACCATCGAGGCGACGCTCGGCGACGTCACGGACGAGTCCGGCGAGAACAACGTCAAGCTCACCTTCCAGGTGACTGACGTCGGTTCGGACACCGCGTACGCGGAGTTCGTGAAGTCCGAGCTCACCCGCGACTACCAGCGCAGCCTCGTTCGCCGCGGCTCCTCGAAGATCGAGACCGTCGTCGTCGTGCGCACGACCGACGACTACCGCGTCGAACTCCAGCCGGCCGCGTTCACGACGAAGCAGGCGGACCAGAGCCAGCAGAAGGCCATCCGCCGCATCATGATCGACCTCGTCGAGGAAGCCGCCGAGGACCGCACGTTCGAGCAGCTCATCGACTCCGTCGTCGAGGGCCGTCTCTCCTCCGCCATCTACAGCGAAGCGAAGACCGTCTACCCGCTCCGCCGCGCGGAGATCCAGAAGACGACGCTCGAAGCGCACCCCGAGGAGGTCCACGAGGAAGAAGCGACCTCCGTCGACGTCGAAGAAGACGAAGAAGCCTAA
- a CDS encoding KEOPS complex subunit Pcc1: MTARTATVRTEVAHPERVAAAVRADNTSEMTTRVDGDAVVTTIERDSTGGLRTTLDDYVVNLTVAVEVGQLADQPKNTNYE, encoded by the coding sequence ATGACCGCTCGGACGGCGACCGTCCGCACCGAAGTCGCTCACCCCGAGCGCGTCGCGGCCGCGGTCCGCGCGGACAACACCTCGGAGATGACGACGCGCGTCGACGGCGACGCGGTCGTCACGACCATCGAGCGCGATTCGACCGGCGGACTCCGCACCACCCTGGACGACTACGTCGTGAATCTCACAGTCGCAGTCGAAGTAGGACAGCTCGCAGACCAACCCAAGAACACTAACTATGAGTGA